The Candidatus Zixiibacteriota bacterium DNA window CAGCGAGTCTCCTTGTGCAACGTATGCTTATTGCAGAACGGGCAGTACTTCTTGAAGCTCTGCCTGTCCGGATGCTTGCGCTTATTCTTGTCAGTCGTGTAGTTGCGGCGTT harbors:
- the rpmG gene encoding 50S ribosomal protein L33, producing the protein MPRELMILACGDCKRRNYTTDKNKRKHPDRQSFKKYCPFCNKHTLHKETR